In one Pseudomonas sp. 31-12 genomic region, the following are encoded:
- a CDS encoding LuxR C-terminal-related transcriptional regulator has protein sequence MTDLSPLPGPASVAVAALDGRFFRPPLPDGHVLRPRLCERLSAGLGGRLLLVSAPAGFGKSSLAVEFCQGLPAHWQSLWLGLSPRDSDPGRFLERLLDGLQDYFPKLGSQALGLLKMRQRHQPFAFEEWLDGLLDELAIHLSPMTPLLLVLDDYHLAQGPVLDRCLQFFLNHLPDGLLVMVTSRQRPDWHLARLRLSRQLLELHEQDLRLTHDEALTLLDRHSSSLRGEALENLIQRSEGWVAGLRFWLLAASEAGTDGALSQSLHGGEGLIRDYLLEEVIDCLPAEVQSFLYDTAPQERFCSELCDAVREAHDSAEILRFLQAHQVFLVPLDEHGRWYRYHHLFSDLLRTRPTTQSIVPAASLHLRACRWFNAQGLLDEAVEQALRAGHLDVAANLVQNLSEEQLLAEQNVGMLLRWKMDLPDSLLISTPRLIVLYSWALGLACQLDAAEELAAHLSRFLPAPSATAQKSMLAQWLALSGIIARGRGHRALTQLYCTEALESLPAKRYGQRLMCLSTLSNLAIADGDLWRARSLNRESLELAQRVGNPLFEALAHYDRARVLQARGEILRSLQEVRQGLQRLQGLSPQRLYAVRARLTLYEGFLLAVRLQPQAARARLQAGLSEARACRDISVLIGHCVIARLEGSSGEFAKAFAELAEAERLMHIWDVPPIYYLAMITLVKCELWLAQGRTDLAEAWLARLGQTYNGDHAAAPPEFHPQLPLHIELQQALLEVIQGQPMLAEGRLNALLEHGQKSGRQMLSVMALTQKITLLLACGREPEARKALVQALEAADGGVLQPFDALLTEHPDWLRGQLQLCAPTVVSQNLAEKLPVMAPRAVLEASPGAEQLSARELAVLRLIAQGCSNQEISDQLFISLHTVKTHASHINSKLGVERRTQAVARAKELGVLG, from the coding sequence ATGACTGATCTGTCCCCACTCCCGGGCCCTGCAAGCGTTGCCGTCGCGGCACTGGACGGGCGCTTTTTTCGGCCCCCGTTGCCTGACGGCCATGTGCTGCGGCCTCGTCTGTGCGAGCGCTTGAGTGCCGGCCTCGGTGGCAGGCTGTTGCTGGTCAGCGCACCCGCCGGGTTCGGCAAGAGTTCATTGGCGGTGGAGTTCTGCCAGGGGCTGCCGGCCCATTGGCAAAGTCTATGGCTGGGTCTGAGTCCTCGGGACAGTGATCCGGGACGTTTCCTCGAACGTTTGCTCGACGGTCTTCAGGACTACTTTCCGAAGCTCGGCAGCCAGGCGCTGGGCCTGCTGAAAATGCGCCAGCGCCATCAACCATTCGCCTTCGAAGAATGGCTCGACGGATTGCTGGATGAGTTGGCCATCCACCTTTCGCCGATGACGCCTTTGCTGCTGGTGCTGGATGACTATCATCTGGCCCAGGGGCCGGTGCTCGATCGCTGCCTGCAGTTTTTCCTCAATCATTTACCCGATGGCCTGCTGGTCATGGTGACCAGTCGACAGCGTCCGGACTGGCACCTGGCGCGTTTGCGCCTGTCGCGGCAACTGCTCGAATTGCATGAGCAGGACCTCCGGCTGACCCACGATGAGGCCCTCACACTGCTCGATCGACACAGCAGTTCATTGCGAGGCGAGGCGCTGGAAAACCTGATCCAGCGCAGTGAAGGCTGGGTCGCCGGCTTGCGTTTCTGGTTGCTGGCGGCCTCCGAGGCAGGCACCGACGGTGCGTTGTCGCAGTCGTTGCATGGTGGGGAAGGGCTGATTCGCGACTACCTGCTTGAAGAAGTCATTGATTGTCTGCCCGCCGAAGTGCAGTCATTCCTTTACGACACCGCGCCTCAGGAGCGTTTTTGCAGCGAGCTCTGCGACGCGGTTCGCGAGGCCCATGACAGTGCCGAAATCCTGCGTTTCCTCCAGGCGCACCAAGTGTTCCTGGTACCGCTGGACGAGCACGGCCGCTGGTATCGCTATCACCACCTGTTTTCCGATCTGCTGCGTACCCGGCCCACTACCCAGTCGATCGTGCCGGCCGCCAGCCTGCACCTGCGCGCCTGTCGCTGGTTCAATGCACAAGGGTTGCTCGACGAGGCGGTGGAGCAGGCGTTACGCGCCGGGCACCTGGACGTTGCGGCGAACCTGGTGCAAAACCTCTCTGAAGAACAACTGCTCGCCGAACAGAACGTCGGCATGCTGCTGCGCTGGAAAATGGATTTGCCTGACAGCCTGCTGATCAGTACACCGCGGCTGATCGTGCTCTACAGCTGGGCGTTGGGGCTGGCCTGTCAGCTGGACGCTGCCGAGGAGCTTGCGGCCCATTTGAGCCGCTTCCTGCCAGCCCCGTCGGCCACCGCGCAGAAGTCCATGCTGGCGCAATGGCTGGCCCTGAGCGGTATCATCGCCCGGGGGCGAGGCCATCGCGCGCTCACGCAACTTTACTGCACCGAAGCGCTGGAGAGCCTGCCGGCCAAGCGCTACGGGCAACGGCTGATGTGCCTTTCGACCTTGTCCAACCTGGCGATCGCCGACGGCGACCTGTGGCGTGCCCGCAGCTTGAACCGCGAATCGCTGGAATTGGCGCAACGGGTCGGCAACCCGCTGTTCGAAGCGCTGGCCCATTACGACCGCGCACGTGTGTTGCAGGCGCGTGGGGAAATCCTGCGTTCACTGCAAGAAGTCCGTCAGGGGCTGCAACGCTTGCAAGGGTTATCCCCGCAACGGCTTTACGCCGTGCGTGCACGGCTGACCTTGTACGAGGGCTTTTTGCTGGCCGTTCGCTTGCAACCACAAGCCGCGCGGGCACGTCTGCAAGCCGGGTTGAGTGAAGCCCGAGCCTGTCGCGATATCAGCGTGTTGATCGGTCACTGCGTGATCGCCCGGCTTGAGGGCAGCAGCGGCGAGTTCGCCAAAGCCTTCGCCGAACTTGCCGAAGCCGAACGCTTGATGCACATCTGGGACGTGCCGCCGATCTATTACTTGGCGATGATCACTTTGGTCAAATGCGAACTCTGGCTGGCCCAGGGGCGTACCGATCTGGCCGAAGCCTGGCTGGCACGACTGGGCCAGACCTACAACGGCGACCATGCGGCCGCGCCGCCGGAATTTCATCCACAGCTGCCGCTGCACATCGAATTGCAGCAAGCCTTGCTGGAGGTGATTCAGGGGCAACCGATGCTGGCCGAGGGGCGTTTGAACGCGCTGCTTGAGCATGGACAGAAATCGGGACGGCAAATGCTCAGCGTGATGGCGCTGACTCAGAAAATCACCCTGTTGCTGGCGTGCGGCCGTGAACCCGAAGCCCGCAAGGCGCTGGTTCAGGCGCTGGAAGCGGCTGACGGGGGCGTCCTGCAACCGTTCGACGCGTTGCTGACCGAACACCCGGACTGGCTGCGTGGGCAACTGCAGCTCTGTGCCCCGACAGTGGTGTCGCAGAACCTGGCCGAAAAACTTCCGGTCATGGCCCCTCGCGCGGTATTGGAGGCATCCCCCGGGGCGGAACAGCTCAGCGCCCGTGAGCTGGCCGTCCTGCGCCTGATCGCCCAAGGTTGCTCCAACCAGGAAATCAGCGATCAACTGTTCATCTCGCTGCACACGGTCAAGACCCACGCCAGCCACATCAACAGCAAGCTTGGTGTTGAGCGGCGCACGCAGGCGGTGGCGCGAGCTAAAGAGTTGGGCGTGTTGGGGTAG
- a CDS encoding DUF1329 domain-containing protein, with the protein MKITKSLFHAGVLGLSLLATSVMAAVPAAEADKLGKSLTPMGAEMAGNADGSIPAWKPMAKNAGTVDGKGFLSDPFASEKPLFTITAQNVDQYKDKLAPGQYAMFKRYPETFKMPVYPSHRGATVPDAVFASIKKNATSTNLVSGGNGLENFETAVPFPIPKTGVEVIWNHITRYRGGSVTRLVTQATPQPNGSYSLVYFQDQFVFRDKMKDYDPANPGNILFYFKQKVTAPARLAGGVLLVHETLDQVKEPRSAWVYNAGQRRVRRAPQVSYDGPGTAADGLRTSDNLDMYNGAPDRYDWKLEGKKEMYIASDSYKLDSPQLKYDDIIKAGHINQDLARYELRRVWHVVATLKEGQRHIYAKRDFYIDEDTWQAAVIDHYDGRNQLWRVAEAHSQNYYNVQVPWYTLETLYDLQSGRYLALGMKNEEKSAYDFGFTATTSDFTPAALRQDGVR; encoded by the coding sequence ATGAAAATAACAAAGAGTCTGTTCCACGCCGGAGTTCTGGGGCTTTCGCTGCTGGCGACCAGCGTCATGGCAGCCGTGCCTGCCGCCGAAGCGGACAAACTGGGCAAGAGCCTGACGCCGATGGGCGCCGAGATGGCGGGCAACGCCGACGGCTCGATCCCGGCCTGGAAACCGATGGCGAAAAACGCCGGCACCGTCGACGGCAAAGGCTTCCTGTCTGACCCGTTCGCCAGTGAAAAACCGCTGTTCACCATCACGGCGCAGAACGTCGACCAGTACAAGGACAAACTCGCTCCGGGCCAGTACGCGATGTTCAAGCGCTACCCGGAAACCTTCAAGATGCCGGTTTACCCGTCCCATCGCGGCGCGACCGTGCCGGATGCCGTGTTTGCCTCGATCAAGAAAAACGCCACCAGCACCAATCTGGTGTCTGGCGGCAACGGTCTGGAGAACTTCGAAACGGCCGTGCCGTTCCCGATTCCGAAGACCGGCGTCGAAGTCATCTGGAACCACATCACCCGCTATCGCGGTGGCAGCGTGACCCGTCTGGTGACCCAGGCCACGCCGCAGCCGAATGGCTCGTACAGCCTCGTGTACTTCCAGGATCAGTTCGTGTTCCGCGACAAGATGAAGGATTACGATCCGGCGAACCCGGGCAACATCCTGTTCTACTTCAAGCAGAAAGTGACCGCGCCGGCACGTCTGGCCGGTGGTGTGCTGCTGGTGCACGAAACCCTCGACCAGGTCAAAGAGCCACGTTCGGCGTGGGTCTACAACGCCGGTCAACGTCGTGTGCGTCGTGCGCCGCAAGTGTCCTATGACGGGCCGGGTACTGCGGCTGACGGCCTGCGGACCTCCGACAACCTGGACATGTACAACGGTGCGCCGGATCGCTACGACTGGAAACTCGAAGGCAAGAAAGAGATGTACATCGCCTCCGACAGCTACAAGCTCGACTCGCCACAACTCAAGTACGACGACATCATCAAGGCCGGTCACATCAACCAGGACCTGGCTCGCTACGAGCTGCGCCGGGTCTGGCATGTGGTTGCTACCTTGAAGGAAGGTCAGCGTCACATCTACGCCAAACGTGACTTCTACATCGACGAAGACACCTGGCAAGCGGCGGTGATCGACCACTACGACGGTCGTAATCAGCTGTGGCGTGTGGCGGAAGCTCACTCCCAGAACTACTACAACGTTCAAGTGCCTTGGTACACCCTGGAAACCTTGTACGACCTGCAATCGGGCCGTTACCTGGCACTGGGCATGAAAAACGAAGAGAAGTCGGCGTATGACTTCGGCTTCACCGCGACCACCAGCGATTTCACCCCCGCTGCATTGCGTCAGGACGGGGTTCGTTAA
- a CDS encoding DUF1302 domain-containing protein, with protein sequence MTSVNTFWRRAKLPLAVSLASSLAGPAFGVSFNVGEIEGQFDSSLSIGASWSTESANKNLIGVNNGGSGLSQTSDDGHLNFESGKTFSKIFKGIHDLELKYGDTGVFVRGKYWYDFELKDESRPFKDISDSNRKEGAKSSGGQILDAFVYHNYSVADQPGSVRLGKQVVSWGESTFIGGGINSINPIDVSAFRRPGAEIKEGLIPVNMFYVSQSLTENLSAEAFYQLEWDQTVVDNCGTFFSQPDIVADGCDTNLRVLNKRSQIPAVALGPLAANGVNVNEEGVLVQRGGDRDARDSGQWGASLKYMFEPLDTEFGAYFMNYHSRAPIFSATGAPQSVYNTAASLPGPFAALAPLLVAGNSKYFIEYPEDIRLYGLSFSTTLPTGTAWSGELSYRPNAPVQLNSTDILFAGVRPLGGALGNASLLSAGPGQDLHGYRRKEITQFQTTLTHFFDQVMGASRLTLVGEVGVTHVGGLESTSDVRYGRDPVYGPGALPATGAVNTCVALNTSTINGAGPGTPTNNRSRNCNSDGFTTSTSWGYRGRAIWEYNDVFAGVNLKPNVAWSHDVDGYSPGPGGNFEEGRKAVSLGVDAEYQNTYTASLAYTNFFDGKYTTVDDRDFVALSFGVNF encoded by the coding sequence ATGACATCAGTAAACACGTTCTGGCGCCGGGCGAAATTGCCCCTGGCGGTCAGTCTCGCCTCTTCGCTCGCCGGGCCTGCATTCGGCGTCAGTTTCAACGTTGGTGAAATCGAAGGTCAGTTCGATTCCTCCCTCTCGATCGGTGCGAGCTGGTCTACCGAGAGTGCCAACAAGAACCTCATCGGCGTGAACAACGGTGGCAGTGGCCTGTCCCAGACCTCCGATGACGGTCACTTGAACTTCGAGAGCGGTAAAACCTTCTCGAAGATCTTCAAGGGCATCCATGACCTTGAACTGAAATATGGCGATACCGGCGTTTTCGTCCGTGGCAAATACTGGTACGACTTTGAACTGAAGGACGAAAGCCGTCCGTTCAAGGACATCAGCGACAGCAACCGCAAGGAAGGCGCCAAGTCCTCTGGCGGGCAAATCCTCGACGCCTTCGTCTACCACAACTACTCCGTTGCCGATCAGCCGGGTTCCGTGCGTCTGGGCAAGCAGGTGGTGAGCTGGGGTGAAAGTACCTTCATCGGCGGCGGCATCAACTCGATCAACCCGATCGACGTGTCCGCGTTCCGTCGTCCGGGTGCCGAGATCAAGGAAGGCCTGATCCCGGTCAACATGTTCTATGTGTCCCAGAGCCTGACCGAAAACCTGTCGGCCGAAGCGTTCTATCAGCTGGAATGGGACCAGACCGTTGTCGATAACTGCGGCACGTTCTTCTCGCAGCCGGATATCGTCGCTGACGGTTGCGACACCAACCTGCGTGTGCTGAACAAGCGCTCGCAGATTCCAGCCGTTGCGTTGGGTCCATTGGCCGCCAACGGCGTCAATGTCAACGAGGAAGGTGTGCTGGTCCAGCGTGGCGGCGATCGTGATGCTCGCGACAGCGGCCAGTGGGGCGCGTCCCTCAAGTACATGTTCGAGCCGCTGGACACCGAGTTCGGTGCCTACTTCATGAACTACCACAGCCGTGCGCCGATCTTCAGCGCCACGGGTGCGCCGCAGTCGGTCTATAACACCGCGGCGTCTCTGCCAGGTCCGTTCGCTGCACTCGCGCCGCTGCTGGTGGCAGGTAACTCGAAATACTTCATCGAGTACCCGGAAGACATTCGCCTCTACGGCCTGAGCTTCTCCACCACCCTGCCTACCGGTACGGCGTGGAGCGGTGAACTGAGCTACCGTCCGAACGCGCCGGTGCAACTCAACTCCACCGACATTCTGTTCGCCGGTGTACGTCCTCTGGGCGGCGCACTGGGTAACGCTTCGTTGCTCTCTGCCGGCCCGGGTCAAGACCTGCATGGCTATCGTCGCAAGGAAATCACCCAGTTCCAGACCACCCTGACGCACTTCTTTGACCAGGTCATGGGCGCGAGCCGTTTGACCCTGGTGGGCGAAGTGGGCGTGACTCACGTCGGCGGCCTGGAAAGCACCTCCGACGTCCGTTATGGCCGCGATCCGGTCTACGGCCCGGGTGCCTTGCCAGCCACTGGCGCTGTCAACACTTGCGTGGCGCTCAACACCAGCACCATCAACGGCGCCGGCCCGGGCACTCCAACCAACAACCGCAGCCGCAACTGCAACAGCGACGGCTTCACCACGTCGACTTCGTGGGGCTACCGTGGTCGCGCCATCTGGGAATACAACGACGTGTTTGCCGGTGTGAACCTCAAGCCGAACGTGGCCTGGTCCCATGACGTAGACGGTTATTCGCCTGGCCCTGGCGGCAACTTCGAGGAAGGTCGCAAAGCGGTGAGCCTGGGCGTCGACGCCGAGTACCAGAACACCTACACCGCGAGCCTGGCCTACACCAACTTCTTTGATGGCAAGTACACCACCGTCGATGACCGCGACTTCGTTGCGCTCAGCTTCGGCGTGAACTTCTAA
- a CDS encoding fatty acid--CoA ligase: MLQTRVIPPAEGAYQYPLLIKRLLMSGARYEKTREIIYRDQLRYSYPTLIERVARLANVLTEAGVKAGDTVAVMDWDSHRYLECMFAIPMIGAVIHTINVRLSPEQILYTMNHAEDRFVLVNSEFVGLYQAIAGHLTTVEKTLLLTDLPEKTADLPNLVGEYEQLLAAASTQYDFQDFDENSVATTFYTTGTTGNPKGVYFTHRQLVLHTMGVSTIMGAIDSVRLLGTNDVYMPITPMFHVHAWGLPYVATMLGLKQVYPGRYDPEYLVELWRKEKVTFSHCVPTILQMVLNSKAAQATDFGGWKIVIGGSALNRALYDAAKAKGIQLTAAYGMSETGPLVSCAHLNDELMAGTEDERTTYRIKAGVPGPLVEAAIVDTNGNFLPADGETQGELVLRAPWLTEGYFNEPQKGAELWAGGWLHTGDVATLDSMGVIDIRDRIKDVIKTGGEWISSLDLEDLISRHVAVREVAVVGIADPQWGERPFALLVIREGHEIGAKELKEHLKPFVELGHLSKWAIPSQIALVTEIPKTSVGKLDKKRIRLDITEWQANNSTFLSTL; the protein is encoded by the coding sequence ATGTTGCAGACTCGCGTTATCCCCCCAGCCGAAGGCGCTTACCAGTATCCGTTGCTGATCAAACGGCTGCTGATGTCCGGCGCTCGTTACGAGAAAACCCGCGAGATCATTTACCGCGACCAGTTGCGCTACAGCTACCCGACCCTGATCGAGCGGGTCGCGCGGCTGGCCAACGTGCTCACGGAAGCTGGCGTCAAGGCCGGCGATACCGTGGCGGTGATGGACTGGGATAGCCATCGGTATCTGGAATGCATGTTCGCCATCCCGATGATCGGCGCGGTGATTCACACCATCAACGTGCGCCTGTCACCGGAACAGATCCTCTACACCATGAACCACGCCGAGGACCGCTTCGTGCTGGTCAACAGCGAGTTCGTCGGGCTGTACCAGGCGATTGCCGGGCACCTGACCACGGTCGAGAAAACCCTGCTGCTGACCGATCTGCCGGAAAAAACCGCCGATCTGCCGAATCTGGTGGGCGAATACGAGCAGTTACTGGCGGCTGCGAGCACGCAGTACGACTTCCAGGATTTCGACGAGAACTCGGTCGCGACCACGTTCTACACCACGGGCACCACCGGCAACCCTAAAGGCGTGTACTTCACCCATCGGCAACTGGTGCTGCACACCATGGGTGTGTCGACCATCATGGGCGCAATCGACAGCGTGCGCCTGCTGGGCACCAACGACGTGTACATGCCGATTACGCCGATGTTCCACGTGCATGCCTGGGGCTTGCCGTATGTGGCGACCATGCTCGGGCTCAAGCAGGTTTACCCCGGTCGTTACGACCCGGAATACCTGGTGGAGCTGTGGCGCAAGGAGAAGGTCACCTTTTCCCATTGCGTGCCGACCATCCTGCAGATGGTCCTCAATTCCAAGGCGGCGCAAGCCACCGATTTCGGCGGCTGGAAAATCGTCATCGGCGGCAGTGCGCTGAACCGTGCGTTGTATGACGCGGCCAAGGCCAAGGGCATTCAATTGACCGCCGCGTACGGCATGTCGGAAACCGGGCCATTGGTGTCCTGTGCTCACCTCAACGATGAGTTGATGGCCGGCACCGAAGACGAACGCACCACGTATCGCATCAAGGCCGGCGTACCGGGGCCTTTGGTGGAGGCGGCGATCGTCGACACCAACGGCAACTTCCTGCCTGCCGATGGCGAGACTCAGGGCGAACTGGTGCTGCGTGCGCCGTGGCTCACCGAGGGTTACTTCAACGAGCCGCAGAAGGGCGCCGAGCTTTGGGCCGGGGGCTGGCTGCACACCGGCGACGTGGCGACGCTGGACAGCATGGGCGTGATCGACATCCGCGACCGGATCAAAGACGTGATCAAGACCGGCGGTGAGTGGATCTCGTCCCTGGACCTCGAAGACCTGATCAGCCGCCACGTGGCGGTACGCGAAGTAGCAGTGGTGGGCATCGCCGATCCACAGTGGGGCGAGCGCCCGTTTGCGCTGCTGGTGATCCGCGAAGGGCATGAGATAGGGGCTAAGGAGCTCAAGGAACACCTCAAGCCATTCGTGGAATTGGGCCACCTGAGCAAGTGGGCAATCCCGAGCCAGATCGCCCTTGTTACTGAAATTCCCAAGACCAGTGTCGGCAAGCTCGACAAGAAGCGAATCCGCCTCGACATCACTGAATGGCAGGCCAACAACAGCACCTTCCTCTCGACGCTTTAA
- a CDS encoding LysE family translocator — translation MYWTEFLTVALIHLLAVASPGPDFAVVVRESVTHGRRAGTWTALGVGTAIFLHVGYSLLGIGLIVSQSIVLFNALKWAAAAYLLYIGYKALRAQPAKVVGDDLHKEAGERTPRGAFTSGFVTNGLNPKATLFFLSLFTVVINPHTPLAVQAGYGLYLAAATAVWFCLVARLFSQQRVRAGFARMGHWFDRTMGVVLIAIGVKLAFTEMH, via the coding sequence ATGTACTGGACAGAGTTCTTGACCGTTGCCCTGATTCACTTGCTCGCCGTTGCCAGCCCCGGCCCGGATTTCGCCGTGGTGGTGCGTGAGAGCGTGACTCACGGTCGCCGCGCCGGGACCTGGACAGCGCTGGGGGTCGGCACAGCGATTTTCCTGCACGTCGGTTATTCGTTGCTCGGTATCGGCCTGATCGTGTCGCAGTCCATCGTGCTGTTCAACGCCTTGAAATGGGCGGCTGCCGCCTATTTGCTGTACATCGGCTACAAAGCCCTGCGCGCGCAGCCGGCCAAAGTAGTCGGCGACGATCTGCACAAAGAGGCCGGCGAGCGCACGCCTCGCGGTGCCTTCACCTCGGGTTTCGTGACTAATGGCCTGAACCCGAAAGCCACGCTGTTCTTCCTGTCGCTGTTCACCGTGGTGATCAACCCGCACACGCCGCTGGCGGTACAGGCTGGCTACGGGCTCTATCTCGCCGCGGCGACGGCCGTATGGTTCTGCCTGGTGGCGCGGCTGTTCAGCCAGCAACGCGTGCGCGCCGGTTTCGCTCGCATGGGCCATTGGTTCGACCGGACCATGGGCGTAGTGCTGATCGCCATCGGCGTGAAACTCGCCTTCACCGAGATGCATTGA
- a CDS encoding 2-hydroxyacid dehydrogenase, which translates to MTNSLRAVFLDHPSLDLGDLDLSPLRACFDDLQLFAQTTPDQVIERLKGATVAISNKILIDAAAIAASPELKLILITATGTNNVDLAAARAHGITVCNCQGYGTPSVAQHTIMLLLNLATRLADYQKAVGEGRWQQAKQFCLLDYPIVELEGKTLGLLGHGELGGAVARLAEAFGMRVLLGQIPGRPARPDRLPLEELLPQIDALTLHCPLNEHTRHFIGARELASMKPGAFVVNTARGGLIDEQALADALRNGHLGGAATDVLSVEPPTAGNPLLAHDIPRLIVTPHNAWGSREARQRIVGQLTENAQGFFSGKALRVVS; encoded by the coding sequence ATGACGAACTCTCTCCGCGCCGTTTTCCTCGACCACCCGTCCCTGGACCTGGGCGATCTCGACCTCAGCCCGTTGCGCGCCTGCTTTGACGATTTGCAGCTGTTCGCACAGACCACGCCGGACCAGGTGATCGAACGCCTCAAGGGCGCCACCGTGGCCATCAGCAACAAGATCCTGATCGATGCCGCCGCCATTGCCGCCAGCCCCGAACTGAAGCTGATCCTGATCACCGCCACCGGCACCAACAATGTCGACCTCGCGGCCGCTCGCGCCCACGGCATCACGGTCTGCAACTGCCAGGGTTACGGCACGCCATCGGTGGCGCAGCACACGATCATGTTGCTGCTCAACCTGGCCACGCGCCTGGCCGATTATCAGAAGGCCGTCGGCGAAGGTCGCTGGCAACAGGCGAAACAGTTCTGCCTGCTGGATTACCCGATCGTCGAACTGGAAGGCAAAACCCTCGGCCTGCTCGGCCATGGCGAACTGGGTGGCGCGGTTGCGCGGCTGGCCGAAGCGTTCGGTATGCGCGTGTTGCTGGGGCAGATTCCGGGGCGCCCTGCCCGGCCGGATCGCTTGCCGCTGGAAGAACTGCTGCCGCAAATCGATGCCCTCACCCTGCATTGCCCGCTCAACGAACACACTCGCCACTTCATTGGCGCCCGCGAATTGGCCTCGATGAAACCCGGCGCTTTCGTGGTCAACACCGCGCGCGGTGGCTTGATCGATGAACAGGCACTGGCCGATGCCTTGCGCAACGGTCATCTGGGCGGCGCGGCGACTGATGTGCTGAGCGTCGAGCCACCGACTGCCGGCAATCCGCTGCTGGCCCATGACATCCCACGGTTGATCGTCACGCCGCACAACGCCTGGGGAAGTCGTGAGGCACGGCAGCGGATCGTCGGTCAGTTGACCGAAAACGCACAGGGATTTTTCAGCGGTAAAGCGCTGCGGGTCGTCAGTTGA